From a region of the Corallococcus coralloides DSM 2259 genome:
- a CDS encoding transglycosylase SLT domain-containing protein: MVPAPGSARLASFRVPSQDFASRPDAVSGARVQGGSCQKPGSGSVSSFQQDGFSAGPAKGAQWKQFAEGIEDMAKQLQQLVQLLQTQLGGAAASAGGAAGAQAPSCVSGASNAGGAPAAGDSFQAGSAQSAGAAGDIPKGEVGDWIKQAMDILKANGVPVDKMNPQDIAKIIQHESSGNPNAINLWDQNAKDGHPSIGLMQTIQPTFDAFKLPGHDNIRNPVDNIIAAVRYAVDRYGSVSNTPGIQAMNSGSGYVGY, encoded by the coding sequence ATGGTCCCCGCCCCCGGTTCCGCCCGCCTCGCTTCCTTCCGCGTCCCCTCCCAGGACTTCGCCTCCCGTCCGGATGCCGTGTCCGGCGCCCGCGTGCAGGGCGGTTCCTGCCAGAAGCCGGGTTCGGGCTCGGTGTCCTCGTTCCAGCAGGACGGCTTCAGCGCGGGCCCCGCGAAGGGTGCGCAGTGGAAGCAGTTCGCGGAGGGGATCGAGGACATGGCGAAGCAGCTGCAGCAACTCGTCCAACTGCTCCAGACCCAGCTGGGCGGCGCCGCTGCCTCCGCGGGCGGCGCGGCCGGAGCGCAGGCTCCGTCGTGCGTCTCCGGTGCGTCCAACGCGGGCGGCGCTCCCGCTGCGGGTGACTCGTTCCAGGCCGGCTCCGCTCAGTCGGCCGGCGCCGCGGGTGACATCCCGAAGGGCGAGGTGGGCGATTGGATCAAGCAGGCCATGGACATCCTCAAGGCCAACGGCGTCCCGGTGGACAAGATGAACCCGCAGGACATCGCGAAGATCATCCAGCACGAGTCCAGCGGGAACCCGAACGCCATCAACCTCTGGGACCAGAACGCCAAGGATGGCCACCCGTCCATCGGACTGATGCAGACCATCCAGCCGACGTTCGACGCGTTCAAGCTCCCGGGCCACGACAACATCCGCAACCCGGTGGACAACATCATCGCTGCCGTGCGCTACGCGGTGGACCGCTACGGCTCCGTGTCCAACACGCCGGGCATCCAGGCGATGAACAGCGGCAGCGGCTACGTCGGCTACTGA
- a CDS encoding MBL fold metallo-hydrolase codes for MHRSAVVLTLLAVLSVGCASSPPRLKGAQVTLASHADARVGTYVSSPWGFSTSSYWIEGPTGLILVDTQFLPSAAEEFVTWAEAVTGKKAELAIVLHANPDKFNGTDVLRKRGIRVVTSEQVRASIPAIHEKRTRAFAARYAPDYPAVLPLPDSFGSQTTELSAGGVTVKAHVLGAGCSEAHVVVEFDGHVFPGDLVANDAHSWLEMGRTEAWLQRLEELTALRPKWVHPGRGPSGDAGLLVSERQYLERVIAEVAAEHPQGPFTDAAAQHIRARIEAAYPGLRFPVFLNIGLPAEWERQARVAAP; via the coding sequence TTGCACCGTTCCGCTGTCGTCCTGACCCTGCTGGCCGTTCTGTCCGTGGGCTGTGCGTCATCCCCGCCGCGTCTGAAGGGGGCGCAGGTGACGCTGGCCTCGCACGCGGACGCGCGGGTGGGCACCTATGTGTCCTCGCCGTGGGGCTTCAGCACGTCGTCGTATTGGATTGAAGGGCCCACGGGGCTCATCCTGGTGGACACGCAGTTCCTGCCGTCCGCGGCGGAGGAGTTCGTCACCTGGGCGGAGGCGGTGACGGGCAAGAAGGCGGAGCTGGCCATCGTGCTGCACGCCAACCCGGACAAGTTCAACGGCACGGACGTGCTGCGAAAGCGCGGCATCCGCGTGGTGACGAGCGAGCAGGTGCGTGCGTCCATCCCGGCCATCCACGAGAAGCGCACGCGGGCGTTCGCCGCCCGGTATGCGCCGGACTATCCGGCGGTGCTGCCGCTGCCGGACAGCTTCGGGAGCCAGACCACGGAGCTGAGCGCGGGCGGCGTGACGGTGAAGGCGCACGTGCTGGGCGCGGGGTGCAGCGAGGCGCACGTGGTGGTGGAGTTCGACGGGCACGTGTTCCCCGGCGACCTGGTGGCGAACGACGCGCACAGCTGGCTGGAGATGGGGCGCACGGAGGCGTGGCTTCAGCGGCTGGAGGAGCTGACGGCGCTGCGCCCGAAGTGGGTGCATCCGGGGCGGGGGCCGTCGGGAGACGCGGGGCTGCTCGTGAGCGAGCGGCAGTACCTGGAGCGCGTCATCGCGGAGGTCGCCGCGGAGCATCCCCAGGGGCCCTTCACGGACGCGGCGGCGCAGCACATCCGCGCGCGCATCGAGGCGGCGTACCCGGGGCTGCGCTTCCCGGTGTTCCTCAACATCGGCCTGCCGGCGGAGTGGGAGCGGCAGGCGCGGGTGGCCGCCCCCTGA
- a CDS encoding ACT domain-containing protein, producing MTAPVSITRYAPFLLDTAQGLASVATHLSRRDAGSTRAAIVSSPPWLAAGLESALSTALKGNSTLARQELDGLLARGLLMLEEAERRLGAPPGSTSVEADGSRTLASLLEPARRALDGASLVRERRPALEDVVRGTGERLTAALLAKLLGARGVPSLEVDAADWTVTEGEPGQARVNREHTRARVATLRPSWEGRLTLHAGGRGTAVDGRSTTLGVEGADETAAVLSVLLGTPLTLWTDVPGVMTADPLHVADARPVPHLSYTEALELVYLGLPTLHPRALSTLRDADIPLRVRHLQQPDEPGTLIDVRGAGNGTVPTCVVSLEDLALLGLEGGTEEAARPVGPRALQALEAAGIDAWMAAQSSPGRSVAVVLRRAHAARAEQVLRRELAPELERGALQPPQVRAPVTQVALVAEAMGQGANVAGRLFQPLGALGVNVRAIAQTASARSISFIVDGAETALTVRTVHAAFHFAHEEVSLLVLGHGVVGSQLLEQLRMLQETLAQGHGIQLNLVGLADSRRVLFSPEGIPLKQWRERIQSVPEGASPPVVRALLEPLRRLPVPVLVDCTAAEGMQELYLEAFRSGIHVVAANKKPLTQPLEVWERLRSTAHLNHRAYHYETTVGAGLPVIQTLKDLVRTGDRVHGVEGSFSGTLGYLSQQLMDGVPLSKAVRTAREKGFTEPHPREDLAGTDAARKALILAREQGLDLSMEDVEVEPFVPREYLEEADVERFLTGLEKLDRTFTSRIEGLRAEGKVLRYLARIDPAAKDGPVLRVGPVAVPKEHPATRLRGSEAFVAFSTERYADYPLLVQGAGAGGPVTAAGVLADILKIAQNLRGR from the coding sequence ATGACCGCCCCTGTGAGCATCACCCGTTACGCTCCGTTCCTGCTCGACACGGCCCAGGGACTCGCGTCCGTGGCCACGCACCTGTCGCGCCGCGACGCGGGCAGCACGCGCGCCGCCATCGTGTCCTCACCGCCCTGGCTCGCCGCGGGGCTGGAGTCCGCGCTGTCCACCGCGTTGAAGGGCAACTCCACGCTGGCCCGGCAGGAGCTGGATGGCCTGCTCGCGCGAGGCCTGTTGATGCTGGAGGAGGCCGAGCGCCGGCTGGGCGCGCCCCCGGGCTCCACGTCGGTGGAGGCGGACGGCTCGCGCACGTTGGCATCGCTGCTGGAGCCCGCGCGCCGCGCGCTGGATGGCGCGAGCCTGGTGCGCGAGCGGCGGCCCGCGCTGGAGGACGTGGTGCGCGGCACCGGCGAGCGGTTGACGGCGGCGCTGCTGGCGAAGCTGCTGGGTGCGCGCGGCGTGCCGTCGCTGGAGGTGGACGCGGCGGACTGGACGGTGACGGAGGGTGAGCCCGGACAGGCGCGCGTGAACCGCGAGCACACCCGCGCCCGGGTGGCCACGCTGCGGCCTTCGTGGGAGGGACGGCTGACGTTGCACGCGGGTGGCCGGGGGACGGCGGTGGATGGCCGCTCCACGACGCTGGGCGTGGAGGGCGCGGACGAGACGGCGGCGGTGCTGTCCGTGCTGCTGGGCACGCCGCTGACGCTGTGGACGGACGTGCCTGGGGTGATGACGGCGGATCCGCTGCACGTCGCGGATGCGCGGCCGGTGCCACACCTGAGCTACACGGAGGCGCTGGAGCTGGTGTACCTGGGCCTGCCCACGCTGCACCCGCGCGCGCTGTCCACGCTGCGCGACGCGGACATCCCGCTGCGCGTGCGCCACCTGCAACAGCCTGACGAGCCCGGCACGCTCATCGACGTGCGCGGCGCGGGCAACGGCACCGTGCCCACGTGCGTGGTGTCCCTGGAGGACCTGGCGCTGCTGGGCCTGGAGGGCGGCACGGAGGAGGCGGCGCGTCCGGTGGGGCCTCGCGCGTTGCAGGCGCTGGAGGCCGCGGGCATCGACGCGTGGATGGCGGCGCAGTCGTCACCGGGGCGCTCGGTGGCGGTGGTGCTGCGCCGGGCGCACGCGGCCCGCGCGGAGCAGGTGCTGCGGCGGGAGCTGGCGCCAGAGCTGGAGCGCGGCGCGTTGCAGCCGCCACAGGTGCGCGCGCCGGTGACGCAGGTGGCGCTGGTGGCGGAGGCCATGGGCCAGGGCGCCAACGTGGCGGGACGGCTGTTCCAACCGCTGGGCGCGCTGGGCGTCAACGTGCGCGCCATCGCGCAGACGGCGAGCGCTCGCTCCATCTCGTTCATCGTGGATGGGGCGGAGACGGCGCTGACGGTGCGCACGGTGCACGCGGCCTTCCACTTCGCGCATGAAGAGGTGAGCCTGCTGGTGCTGGGCCATGGCGTGGTGGGCAGCCAGTTGCTGGAGCAGCTGCGCATGTTGCAGGAGACGCTGGCGCAGGGGCACGGCATCCAGCTCAATCTGGTGGGGCTCGCGGACAGCCGGCGGGTGCTCTTCTCGCCGGAGGGCATCCCGCTGAAGCAGTGGCGCGAGCGCATCCAGTCCGTGCCCGAGGGCGCGTCACCGCCCGTGGTGCGCGCGCTGCTGGAGCCGCTGCGCCGGCTGCCCGTGCCGGTGCTGGTGGACTGCACTGCGGCGGAGGGCATGCAGGAGCTGTACCTGGAAGCGTTCCGCAGCGGCATCCACGTGGTGGCGGCGAACAAGAAGCCGCTGACCCAGCCACTCGAGGTCTGGGAGCGGCTGCGGAGCACGGCGCACCTGAACCACCGCGCGTACCACTACGAGACGACGGTGGGCGCGGGCCTGCCGGTCATCCAGACGCTGAAGGACCTGGTGCGCACGGGCGACCGGGTGCACGGCGTGGAGGGTTCGTTCTCCGGGACGCTCGGCTACTTGAGCCAGCAGTTGATGGACGGAGTGCCGCTGTCGAAGGCGGTGCGCACCGCGCGCGAGAAGGGCTTCACGGAGCCGCACCCTCGCGAGGACCTGGCGGGCACGGACGCCGCGCGCAAGGCGCTCATCCTCGCGCGTGAGCAAGGCCTGGACCTGTCGATGGAGGACGTGGAGGTGGAGCCGTTCGTGCCGCGCGAGTACCTGGAGGAGGCGGACGTGGAGCGCTTCCTCACGGGGCTGGAGAAGCTGGACCGGACGTTCACCTCGCGCATCGAGGGACTGCGCGCGGAGGGCAAGGTGCTGCGCTACCTGGCGCGCATCGACCCGGCGGCGAAGGACGGGCCGGTGCTGCGGGTGGGGCCGGTGGCGGTGCCGAAGGAGCATCCGGCGACACGGCTGCGCGGCTCGGAGGCGTTCGTGGCCTTCTCCACGGAGCGCTACGCGGACTACCCGCTGCTGGTCCAGGGCGCGGGGGCAGGCGGCCCTGTCACGGCGGCGGGCGTCCTCGCGGACATCCTGAAGATCGCCCAGAACCTGCGGGGGCGCTGA
- a CDS encoding potassium channel family protein encodes MKSPAARLMMDLRYLRALSRRFRSTLLLAAVIFGVGPALYHWRYVGPDGDRISYGEALHHVYFLLFGQPSLPYVADWFVESLNILIPPVSIALVVDGVVRFAYLFFARHKNDKEWVSVVSETMKGHVVVCGAGRVGYRVVTQLREMGKDVVVVEKREDATFVSALRDENIPLLIDDTRSPLCLPRTHVKKASAIVCATDDDLANLNIALDARRLNPGIRVVIRLFDDDLGAKVRDTFKAEALSSSSLAAPAMALAALDPRLVHSFRIGKHLMVVSLFVVREGLPGMNISQVRDRFGGLALSLIRGEEETLHPNGDVVLQVGDQITVQASYPEYCILRAFTGEADAPAYADHDNFLMPGYRPTG; translated from the coding sequence ATGAAGAGCCCGGCCGCGCGCCTGATGATGGACCTGCGGTACCTGCGCGCGCTGTCGCGGAGGTTCCGCAGCACGTTGCTGCTCGCGGCGGTCATCTTCGGGGTGGGTCCGGCGCTGTACCACTGGCGCTACGTGGGACCGGACGGGGACCGCATCTCCTATGGAGAGGCGCTGCACCACGTCTACTTCCTGCTCTTCGGCCAGCCGTCGCTGCCCTACGTGGCCGACTGGTTCGTGGAGTCGCTCAACATCCTCATCCCGCCGGTCAGCATCGCGCTGGTGGTGGATGGCGTGGTGCGCTTCGCGTACCTCTTCTTCGCGCGGCACAAGAACGACAAGGAGTGGGTCTCCGTGGTGTCCGAAACGATGAAGGGCCACGTCGTGGTGTGCGGCGCGGGACGCGTGGGCTACCGCGTGGTGACGCAGCTGCGGGAGATGGGCAAGGACGTCGTCGTGGTGGAGAAGCGCGAGGACGCGACGTTCGTGTCCGCGCTGCGCGACGAGAACATCCCGCTGCTCATCGACGACACGCGCAGCCCGCTGTGCCTGCCGCGCACGCACGTGAAGAAGGCGTCCGCCATCGTCTGCGCCACGGACGACGACCTGGCGAACCTGAACATCGCGCTGGACGCGCGGCGGCTGAACCCCGGCATCCGCGTGGTCATCCGCCTGTTCGACGACGACCTGGGCGCGAAGGTGCGCGACACGTTCAAGGCGGAGGCCCTGTCCAGCTCCTCGCTGGCCGCGCCCGCCATGGCGCTGGCGGCGTTGGATCCGCGGCTCGTCCACTCGTTCCGCATTGGCAAGCACCTGATGGTGGTGTCGCTGTTCGTGGTGCGCGAAGGGCTGCCGGGGATGAACATCTCCCAGGTGCGCGACCGCTTCGGCGGGCTGGCCCTGTCGCTCATCCGGGGCGAAGAGGAGACGCTGCACCCGAACGGCGACGTGGTCCTCCAGGTGGGGGATCAGATCACCGTCCAGGCGTCCTATCCGGAGTACTGCATCCTGCGCGCGTTCACCGGTGAGGCGGACGCGCCGGCGTACGCGGACCACGACAACTTCCTCATGCCGGGCTACCGCCCCACGGGGTGA
- a CDS encoding O-acetylhomoserine aminocarboxypropyltransferase/cysteine synthase family protein, whose product MSTPNNERPLHPDTLALHAGYSPDPTTGARAVPIYQTTSYRFRDADHAAALFGLKEFGNIYTRIMNPTTDVFEKRIAALEGGVGALAVASGQAAQTLGILNILKTGDEIVSGASLYGGTYNLFKVTLARLGITTKFVDASNPDAFRQAIGPKTKALYLESLGNPRLDVPDFDAIGAVAREAGLPLFVDNTALSPALFNPLRHGAHIVLHSATKYIGGHGTSIGGVIVDGGNFPWENGKFPELTEPNPGYHGLRLREAFGPAAFILKARLEGLRDIGPALSPFNAHAFILGLETLRLRLERHSQNALAVARWLKQHKKVEWVRYPGLEDDPSFLNAKKYLHGGFGGLVTFGVKGGLSAGRKVIDGVKLWSLLANIGDTRSLIIHPASTTHEQLSPAERASTGVTDDLVRLSVGIEHLDDIVADLDQALNAV is encoded by the coding sequence ATGAGCACGCCCAACAACGAACGCCCGCTGCACCCCGACACGCTCGCGCTGCACGCCGGCTATTCGCCCGACCCCACCACGGGCGCTCGCGCGGTGCCCATCTACCAGACGACCAGCTACCGCTTCCGCGACGCGGACCACGCCGCCGCGCTCTTTGGCCTCAAGGAGTTCGGCAACATCTACACGCGCATCATGAACCCCACGACGGACGTCTTCGAGAAGCGCATCGCCGCGCTCGAAGGCGGCGTGGGCGCGCTCGCGGTCGCGTCCGGACAGGCCGCGCAGACGCTGGGCATCCTCAACATCCTCAAGACGGGGGATGAAATCGTCTCCGGCGCCAGCCTCTACGGCGGCACGTACAACCTCTTCAAGGTGACGCTCGCGCGCCTGGGCATCACCACGAAGTTCGTGGACGCGAGCAACCCGGACGCGTTCCGCCAGGCCATTGGCCCGAAGACGAAGGCGCTCTACCTGGAGTCCCTGGGCAACCCGCGCCTGGACGTGCCGGACTTCGACGCCATTGGCGCCGTGGCGCGCGAGGCGGGCCTGCCCCTCTTCGTGGACAACACCGCGCTGTCCCCCGCCCTCTTCAACCCGCTGCGCCACGGCGCGCACATCGTGCTGCACAGCGCGACGAAGTACATCGGCGGCCACGGCACCTCCATTGGCGGCGTCATCGTGGATGGCGGCAACTTCCCCTGGGAGAACGGCAAGTTCCCGGAGCTGACCGAGCCCAACCCCGGCTACCACGGCCTGCGCCTGCGCGAGGCCTTCGGGCCCGCGGCCTTCATCCTCAAGGCCCGCCTGGAGGGCCTGCGTGACATCGGCCCCGCGCTCAGTCCCTTCAACGCGCACGCGTTCATCCTGGGCCTGGAGACGCTGCGGCTGCGGCTGGAGCGCCACTCGCAGAACGCGCTCGCGGTGGCCAGGTGGCTCAAGCAGCACAAGAAGGTGGAGTGGGTGCGCTACCCGGGCCTGGAGGACGACCCCTCGTTCCTCAACGCGAAGAAGTACCTGCACGGCGGCTTCGGCGGGCTCGTCACCTTCGGCGTGAAGGGCGGCCTGTCCGCCGGGCGCAAGGTGATTGACGGCGTGAAGCTGTGGAGCCTGCTCGCGAACATCGGCGACACGCGCTCGCTCATCATCCACCCCGCGTCCACCACGCACGAACAACTCTCCCCGGCGGAGCGCGCCAGCACGGGCGTCACCGACGACCTGGTGCGCCTGTCCGTGGGCATCGAGCACCTGGACGACATCGTGGCCGACCTCGATCAGGCCCTGAACGCGGTCTGA
- a CDS encoding alpha/beta fold hydrolase, whose translation MRPVRPGQEIPPRAETPRVFDLSLPDLPLEAGARVAPHLVRGWWWGPPEDLAWLQSRARVHSEEATREGRLRVVRRTASELRDAASDARRIGLRRTPDPVPTVLLVHALTGDMNAGGEGGWWAPVIGHGRPLDPSRVRLLCFNNLGSCYGTSGPADEGFPLRTDDTRFGPSPVLPKGDLRLDERSLPATITPWDQARSILAALDALGVDEVALVIGGSLGGMVVLCLAALAPERFQRMVPIATAEAASAWAVGWNHVARQAILLDPEYPESPRRGLELARQLATLTYRAEAGLEALQPRPQAWSSRALYPVESYLEYQGTKLEARFDARAYLALLGAMDHHDLTRVPTPSGGPGVDRIRASTLTVGIDRDALFPPEHMKNLSRRLRAQGLHAEYAALCSVHGHDGFLIEWDALAPLLVRALALPPGVGRDARLSSTAGVRARKTS comes from the coding sequence ATGCGACCCGTGAGGCCTGGCCAGGAAATCCCCCCGCGCGCGGAGACCCCGCGCGTCTTCGACCTGTCGCTGCCGGACCTGCCGCTGGAGGCCGGCGCCCGCGTGGCGCCCCACCTCGTGCGCGGCTGGTGGTGGGGGCCCCCGGAGGACCTCGCGTGGTTGCAGTCCCGCGCCCGCGTGCATTCGGAGGAAGCGACACGCGAAGGCCGGCTGCGCGTGGTGCGGAGGACCGCCTCCGAGCTGCGCGACGCAGCCTCCGACGCGCGCCGCATCGGCCTCCGCCGCACGCCGGATCCGGTGCCCACCGTGCTGCTGGTGCACGCGCTCACGGGTGACATGAACGCCGGAGGAGAAGGCGGCTGGTGGGCCCCCGTCATCGGGCACGGCCGGCCGCTGGACCCTTCGCGCGTGCGGCTGTTGTGCTTCAACAACCTGGGCTCCTGCTACGGCACCTCTGGCCCCGCGGACGAGGGCTTCCCGCTGCGCACCGACGACACGCGCTTCGGCCCGTCGCCAGTGCTGCCCAAGGGCGACCTGCGCCTGGATGAGCGCAGCCTGCCCGCGACCATCACGCCGTGGGACCAGGCGCGCTCCATCCTCGCGGCGCTGGACGCGCTGGGCGTGGATGAGGTGGCGCTCGTCATCGGCGGTTCGCTGGGAGGCATGGTGGTGCTGTGCCTGGCGGCGCTCGCACCGGAGCGCTTCCAGCGCATGGTCCCCATCGCGACAGCGGAGGCCGCGTCCGCGTGGGCGGTGGGCTGGAACCACGTGGCCCGGCAGGCCATCCTGCTCGACCCCGAGTACCCCGAATCCCCCCGTCGAGGCCTGGAGCTGGCGCGTCAGCTGGCGACGCTCACCTATCGCGCGGAGGCCGGACTGGAGGCGCTCCAGCCGCGTCCGCAGGCGTGGTCGTCACGCGCGTTGTACCCGGTGGAGAGCTACCTGGAGTACCAGGGCACGAAGCTGGAGGCGCGCTTCGACGCGCGGGCGTACCTGGCGCTGCTGGGCGCCATGGACCATCACGACCTCACGCGCGTGCCCACGCCGAGCGGCGGGCCCGGCGTCGACCGCATCCGCGCGAGCACGCTCACCGTCGGCATCGACCGGGACGCGCTCTTCCCGCCCGAGCACATGAAGAACCTGTCCCGCCGCCTGCGCGCGCAGGGACTGCATGCCGAGTACGCGGCCCTGTGCAGCGTGCACGGCCACGACGGCTTCCTCATCGAATGGGACGCGCTCGCGCCCCTGCTGGTCCGCGCGCTGGCCCTGCCTCCGGGCGTGGGCCGTGACGCCCGCCTTTCCTCCACTGCCGGCGTCCGCGCCCGGAAGACCTCATGA